A region of Chitinophaga horti DNA encodes the following proteins:
- a CDS encoding FAD-binding oxidoreductase: MEQHIVKILSITPVTHDVKCFRFEKPEGYRFSPGQATEVAINKPGWEQERRPFTFTSLNENLYLEFTIKGYHDHNGVTHQLHRLSEGDELLIHDVWGAIEYKGRGYFIAGGAGITPFLAILRQLKKDDKILGNTLFFSNKTAADVICEDELRDILGPEAHFMLSREEKTGYGHARIDSTFLKQHVADFDQYFYVCGPDKMIAEVNGHLAELGAKAEVLVFEQ; the protein is encoded by the coding sequence ATGGAACAACATATCGTAAAAATCCTTTCCATTACACCCGTTACCCACGACGTAAAATGTTTCCGTTTCGAGAAGCCCGAAGGTTATCGCTTTTCGCCCGGACAGGCCACAGAAGTAGCCATCAATAAACCTGGCTGGGAGCAGGAGCGAAGGCCTTTTACGTTTACTTCCCTCAACGAAAATCTGTACCTGGAGTTTACCATCAAAGGTTACCACGACCATAACGGTGTTACCCATCAACTGCACAGGTTATCCGAAGGTGATGAACTGTTGATCCACGATGTATGGGGCGCGATCGAATATAAAGGGCGCGGTTACTTCATTGCCGGTGGCGCCGGTATCACGCCCTTCCTGGCCATTTTGCGCCAGCTGAAAAAGGATGATAAGATATTGGGCAACACGCTTTTCTTTTCCAATAAAACCGCTGCAGACGTGATCTGCGAAGATGAACTGCGCGACATACTTGGTCCTGAAGCGCACTTTATGCTCAGCCGCGAAGAGAAAACCGGTTACGGCCATGCGCGCATCGACAGCACCTTTCTGAAACAACATGTAGCCGACTTTGACCAGTACTTCTATGTTTGCGGCCCCGATAAAATGATCGCGGAAGTGAACGGGCACCTGGCCGAACTGGGAGCCAAGGCGGAAGTACTCGTTTTTGAACAATAA
- a CDS encoding DUF1599 domain-containing protein, which produces MTKTIRNTAAQYSQVINACKDTFVKKARDYGTSWRVLRPISIVDQIFIKAQRIRTIQELGGKQKVDDHIDGEFAAIINYGVIALLQMELPNDPYTDIPADEVAVLYDQKIQFIRDVMEAKNHDYGEAWRDMSQESFVDLILTKLLRIKQILRNDGKTLISEGMDANFVDIVNYAIFALIKAGEAAGKL; this is translated from the coding sequence TTGACGAAAACGATCCGGAACACAGCAGCGCAATACAGCCAGGTGATCAACGCCTGTAAAGACACATTCGTAAAAAAGGCCCGCGACTACGGCACTTCGTGGCGCGTGCTGCGGCCCATTTCAATCGTGGACCAGATCTTCATCAAAGCACAGCGCATCCGTACCATCCAGGAACTGGGCGGTAAGCAGAAAGTAGACGACCACATCGACGGCGAATTTGCCGCGATCATCAACTACGGCGTGATCGCACTTTTGCAGATGGAGCTGCCCAACGATCCGTACACCGACATTCCTGCAGATGAAGTGGCAGTGCTGTATGATCAGAAGATACAGTTCATCCGCGACGTGATGGAGGCTAAGAACCACGACTACGGCGAGGCCTGGCGCGATATGAGCCAGGAATCTTTTGTGGATCTCATTCTTACTAAACTGCTGCGCATTAAACAAATATTACGCAACGACGGTAAAACGCTCATCTCCGAAGGGATGGACGCCAACTTCGTTGACATTGTAAACTATGCCATCTTCGCGCTGATCAAAGCCGGAGAGGCAGCCGGTAAACTTTAA
- a CDS encoding DHH family phosphoesterase, which translates to MKPIEEIKPLLESPKKVVITMHQKPDADAMGSSLALFHYLQQKGHQTTVISPTNYPDFLKWMPGCDLVIDFESANDKALEVMKGAELLFCLDFNNIDRTKNMAPVIEKMTAIRILVDHHLEPKDQFDYGVSDNTAAATAQMIYEMLYTLGEEKYINPAMGECIYAGTLTDTGSFRFSSTSSRVHRMVADLMDRGLKHEFIHQAIYDNFLENRLRFLGNSLLNRMEVFYECNTAMIAIPYSDLRKFDLQTGDTEGIVNFLLSIQGIKLAALIIDRNVEVKLSFRSKGDFDVNTFARRYFDGGGHFNAAGGRSGDPLDKTIQRFIDAMHANEDLLQ; encoded by the coding sequence ATGAAGCCAATTGAGGAAATCAAACCTTTGCTGGAAAGCCCCAAGAAAGTGGTGATCACCATGCATCAGAAACCCGATGCAGATGCCATGGGTTCTTCCCTGGCCCTGTTTCACTATTTGCAGCAGAAGGGTCACCAAACGACCGTCATTTCTCCCACCAACTATCCAGACTTCCTGAAATGGATGCCGGGATGCGACCTGGTGATAGACTTTGAATCGGCCAATGACAAGGCACTGGAGGTGATGAAAGGAGCGGAACTGTTGTTCTGCCTGGACTTTAACAACATCGACCGCACCAAGAACATGGCGCCGGTTATTGAAAAGATGACGGCCATCCGCATCCTGGTAGACCACCACCTGGAGCCGAAAGACCAGTTTGACTACGGTGTGAGTGATAATACGGCGGCGGCAACGGCGCAGATGATCTACGAAATGCTGTACACACTGGGCGAGGAAAAATACATCAACCCAGCCATGGGCGAGTGTATTTACGCCGGCACCCTTACCGATACGGGCTCTTTCCGCTTTTCCTCCACCTCCTCCCGGGTACACCGCATGGTGGCCGACCTGATGGACCGCGGATTAAAGCACGAGTTCATTCACCAGGCGATTTATGACAACTTCCTCGAAAACCGCCTCCGCTTCCTGGGCAACAGCCTGCTGAACCGGATGGAGGTATTTTACGAGTGTAATACGGCCATGATCGCTATCCCTTACAGCGACTTACGTAAGTTTGACCTGCAAACGGGCGACACAGAAGGGATCGTTAATTTCCTATTGTCCATCCAAGGCATTAAATTAGCGGCGCTGATCATTGACCGGAACGTGGAGGTGAAACTCTCTTTCCGCTCGAAAGGCGACTTTGACGTGAATACCTTCGCCCGCCGTTACTTCGACGGGGGAGGGCACTTTAACGCAGCCGGGGGCAGAAGCGGCGACCCGCTCGACAAAACGATACAGCGTTTTATCGATGCGATGCACGCCAATGAAGACTTGTTACAATAA
- a CDS encoding diadenylate cyclase translates to MDVINFYGYNFRWLNLLDLAIVIFLIIQLYRLLKGSLAFNIFLGLLCIYAAYFLVRALKMPILTNVLQNFINVGLIAIIIIFQPEIRKFLLVLGKKTPLSKDSFLTKLFLPDRFKSYKEEEHIINEIITAIGHMAASQTGALIVLATTYRVKFDTASSIPIDGNVSAKLIESIFEKNAPLHDGALIIVGNKILAAKVILPLSENPNLPTRIGMRHRSAVGITEHSDNLAICVSEERGTISYAEDGILTQDVSLEELKVKLYETLVEGL, encoded by the coding sequence ATGGACGTAATTAACTTCTATGGATACAATTTTCGATGGCTGAATTTACTGGACCTTGCGATTGTTATTTTCCTGATCATTCAACTCTACCGGCTGCTGAAAGGGAGCCTCGCTTTTAATATATTCCTGGGATTACTGTGTATCTACGCCGCCTACTTCCTCGTGCGTGCGCTGAAAATGCCGATCCTCACCAATGTATTGCAGAACTTTATTAACGTCGGGCTTATCGCGATCATCATCATCTTTCAACCCGAAATCCGCAAATTTCTGCTGGTATTAGGCAAAAAGACACCGCTCAGTAAAGACAGTTTTCTAACCAAACTGTTCCTGCCCGACCGATTTAAGAGTTATAAGGAAGAAGAACACATCATCAACGAGATCATCACCGCCATCGGACACATGGCCGCCAGTCAGACCGGCGCGCTCATTGTGCTGGCCACTACTTACCGCGTAAAGTTCGATACGGCGTCCAGCATACCCATCGACGGGAATGTGAGTGCTAAGCTGATCGAAAGCATCTTTGAAAAGAATGCCCCGCTGCATGATGGAGCGCTCATCATCGTGGGCAACAAAATATTGGCCGCCAAGGTAATTCTCCCCCTTTCGGAGAATCCGAACCTGCCCACCCGCATCGGTATGCGCCACCGCTCCGCGGTAGGTATCACCGAACATAGCGATAACCTGGCCATTTGCGTTTCGGAAGAGCGGGGAACTATTTCTTATGCGGAAGACGGTATTCTCACACAGGATGTTTCGCTGGAGGAACTGAAAGTCAAGTTATACGAAACCCTCGTCGAAGGACTTTAA
- a CDS encoding FKBP-type peptidyl-prolyl cis-trans isomerase produces the protein MKKNNLLLVASCGLLLLASCAPKQRKTPGGIDYTIDKSGSGEQLKIGDTAMMFIYTRLNDSIMFESRKQQGGAIPVPIQKSVEKYDLMDGFSELHVGDSATFVLLVDSLPQMPPFAKKGDKIRLTFVVDSKYTIAGQTAKEEKEISEYLKKKSLTTTTKTASGVNVAVTAEGAGAQPQPGDTVVVNYTGSLLDGKVFDSNVDSTIRPGMPLEPLRFPIGRGFVIKGWDEGIAALKKGTKATLVIPSAVAYGFQGNPPTIPGNSILAFTVELLDVIPGSAAAPEVAPTAPAAPAN, from the coding sequence ATGAAAAAGAACAACCTGTTACTTGTTGCGTCTTGCGGCTTGCTGCTGCTGGCCAGCTGCGCTCCCAAGCAAAGGAAAACTCCCGGTGGCATCGACTATACAATCGATAAATCCGGTAGCGGCGAACAGCTTAAGATCGGCGATACTGCAATGATGTTTATCTACACCCGCCTGAACGACTCTATCATGTTTGAGTCCCGCAAACAGCAAGGCGGCGCCATTCCCGTACCTATCCAGAAATCTGTTGAGAAATATGACCTGATGGACGGTTTCTCTGAACTGCATGTAGGTGATAGCGCAACTTTCGTACTGCTGGTAGACTCTCTGCCACAGATGCCTCCGTTTGCTAAAAAAGGCGACAAAATCAGACTGACTTTCGTAGTTGACAGCAAATACACCATTGCTGGCCAGACTGCTAAAGAAGAAAAAGAGATCTCTGAGTACCTGAAGAAAAAGAGCCTCACTACTACCACTAAAACTGCTTCCGGCGTTAACGTAGCCGTTACTGCAGAAGGCGCCGGCGCCCAGCCTCAGCCAGGTGATACTGTTGTAGTGAACTACACTGGTTCTTTGCTGGATGGTAAAGTATTTGATTCTAACGTTGATTCCACTATCCGTCCGGGTATGCCGCTGGAGCCCCTGCGCTTCCCGATTGGCCGTGGTTTTGTAATCAAAGGTTGGGATGAAGGCATTGCTGCCCTGAAAAAAGGCACCAAAGCTACACTGGTAATCCCTTCTGCCGTAGCTTACGGTTTCCAGGGTAACCCTCCGACTATCCCGGGTAACTCTATCCTGGCGTTCACTGTTGAACTGCTGGATGTGATCCCTGGTAGCGCTGCAGCACCTGAAGTTGCTCCAACAGCTCCTGCTGCTCCGGCTAACTAA
- a CDS encoding BT_3928 family protein — translation MKVILILFRIIVGVLFIFSGLIKANDPLGLSYKMDEFFEVLHMYWMVPYSLVLSILMNAFEIIAGVAVLVGYRMRLFSTLLLILIIFFTFLTGFALFSGLIKECGCFGDCIKLEAEQSFWKDVILTVMIVVIFIFHKRIQPLFGAKASIGILAAATVFSFGLQWYTLSHLPIVDCLPYKVGNNIPEKMKVPPGSRPDVYKTILIYEKDGKRQEFPDDSYPWQDTTWKFVDRTDKLIVKGDAMPAIKDFSLKDFDGGDFTQSILSEGTTIYLFLVKSVDEAGSGWDKQIQDLEKLAQAKGFYIYGVTSSGKEAVDVFKKTHGISFPFLQMDGTAIKTAGRANPTLIELNKGTITGKWHYNDIPAFSGN, via the coding sequence ATGAAAGTTATCCTGATCCTGTTTAGAATCATAGTAGGAGTACTGTTCATCTTTTCCGGGCTGATAAAAGCGAATGACCCGCTGGGCCTCAGTTACAAGATGGATGAGTTTTTTGAAGTATTACATATGTATTGGATGGTACCGTATTCGCTGGTGCTGTCGATACTTATGAACGCCTTCGAGATCATTGCCGGTGTAGCCGTACTCGTGGGTTACCGCATGCGCCTTTTCTCTACACTATTATTAATACTGATCATATTTTTCACCTTCCTGACCGGCTTTGCACTTTTCAGTGGACTGATCAAAGAATGCGGCTGTTTCGGGGACTGTATCAAACTGGAAGCAGAACAAAGCTTCTGGAAAGATGTGATCCTTACCGTGATGATCGTGGTGATCTTCATCTTCCACAAACGGATACAGCCGCTGTTTGGCGCGAAAGCATCCATTGGTATACTGGCAGCAGCCACCGTATTCTCTTTCGGGCTGCAATGGTATACGCTGTCGCATTTGCCGATTGTAGACTGCCTGCCTTATAAAGTAGGCAACAACATTCCTGAAAAGATGAAAGTACCGCCAGGCTCCCGGCCCGACGTATACAAAACCATCCTGATTTACGAGAAAGATGGTAAACGGCAGGAGTTCCCTGACGACAGCTATCCATGGCAGGATACTACCTGGAAGTTCGTGGACCGTACCGATAAACTGATCGTAAAAGGTGACGCGATGCCGGCCATTAAAGACTTCTCCCTGAAAGACTTTGATGGTGGCGACTTTACACAGAGCATCCTGAGCGAAGGAACGACCATTTACCTTTTCCTTGTGAAGAGCGTGGACGAAGCCGGCAGCGGTTGGGATAAACAGATCCAGGACCTGGAGAAACTCGCGCAGGCGAAAGGCTTCTATATCTATGGTGTTACCTCTTCCGGCAAAGAAGCGGTGGACGTGTTCAAGAAGACCCATGGTATCAGCTTCCCTTTCCTGCAGATGGATGGCACGGCGATCAAAACCGCCGGCAGGGCTAATCCTACATTGATAGAGCTGAACAAAGGCACTATTACCGGTAAGTGGCATTATAACGACATTCCCGCATTCAGCGGCAACTAA
- a CDS encoding nucleoside-diphosphate kinase: MSNRTFTMIKPDAVANGHIGGILAQINEAGFRIVAMKMLRLSTEKAGEFYAVHKERPFYGELVEFMSSGHIVAAILEKDNAVEEFRKLIGATNPANAEEGTIRKKYAESIGRNAVHGSDSDENAAIEGNFFFSGLEKF, encoded by the coding sequence ATGAGTAACAGAACTTTTACAATGATTAAGCCGGATGCGGTTGCCAATGGCCACATCGGCGGCATCCTCGCCCAGATCAACGAAGCTGGTTTCCGCATCGTAGCAATGAAAATGCTGCGCCTTTCTACCGAAAAAGCTGGTGAATTTTACGCTGTACACAAAGAGCGTCCTTTCTACGGCGAACTGGTAGAGTTCATGAGCAGCGGTCACATCGTGGCAGCTATCCTGGAAAAAGACAATGCAGTAGAGGAGTTCCGCAAACTGATCGGCGCTACTAACCCTGCCAACGCAGAGGAAGGTACCATCCGCAAAAAATACGCAGAATCTATCGGCCGCAACGCCGTTCACGGTTCTGACTCCGACGAAAACGCTGCGATCGAAGGCAACTTCTTCTTCAGCGGTCTGGAGAAATTCTAA
- a CDS encoding ABC transporter permease — protein sequence MARFILRKLFYGLLVLLGVVMVVFFLFNVLPGDPARLTLGQRADVASLENVRRELHLDKPLPVQFLLYLNDLSPIAVHPRAEAEANLNYLQISALSNDRLLVLKTPYLRRSYQGKKDVWEILTEALPGTLVLALAAMLFATVVGIALGILSAVKQNTWMDTSAVFASVIGISAPSFFAGIVLAYLFGFVLTDYTGLHMTGSLYDIDPFAGRVLNLRNLVLPAITLGIRPLAIIVQLTRSAMLDVLGQDYIRTARAKGLRSGVILYKHALRNALNPVITAITGWFAELLAGAFFVEYIFGWKGIGKVTVDALEKFDFPVVMGAVLFTAGIFVIINLLADILYSIVDPRIKMG from the coding sequence ATGGCGCGTTTCATTCTAAGGAAACTGTTTTACGGGCTGCTAGTGTTACTGGGCGTAGTGATGGTGGTATTTTTCCTCTTCAACGTACTGCCTGGCGATCCTGCCCGTTTAACTTTGGGCCAGCGCGCCGATGTGGCCTCTCTGGAAAATGTGCGCCGGGAGCTGCACCTCGATAAGCCGCTCCCGGTGCAATTCTTATTGTACCTCAACGACCTTTCGCCCATCGCCGTGCATCCACGCGCAGAGGCGGAGGCCAATCTTAATTACCTGCAGATAAGTGCACTGAGCAACGACCGTTTACTCGTGCTTAAAACACCCTACCTGCGGCGGTCTTACCAGGGTAAAAAAGATGTTTGGGAGATACTGACCGAAGCCTTACCAGGCACGCTCGTACTGGCCCTGGCGGCAATGCTGTTCGCCACGGTGGTCGGTATAGCGCTCGGTATTTTGTCGGCCGTAAAACAAAACACCTGGATGGATACCAGCGCGGTATTTGCCAGCGTGATCGGCATCTCTGCCCCGTCTTTCTTCGCGGGCATTGTACTGGCTTACCTGTTCGGCTTTGTGCTGACCGATTACACGGGGCTGCATATGACGGGCAGCCTGTACGACATCGATCCCTTTGCCGGCCGGGTACTAAACCTCCGCAACCTCGTACTGCCCGCTATCACACTCGGTATTCGTCCGCTCGCGATCATCGTGCAGCTTACCCGCAGCGCTATGCTCGACGTACTCGGGCAGGACTACATCCGCACCGCCCGCGCTAAAGGTTTGCGCAGCGGCGTTATACTTTACAAACATGCTTTACGCAACGCCCTTAATCCCGTGATAACCGCCATCACCGGCTGGTTCGCGGAGTTACTTGCCGGCGCCTTCTTCGTGGAATACATCTTCGGATGGAAAGGAATCGGTAAAGTAACCGTAGATGCGCTGGAGAAATTCGACTTCCCGGTAGTCATGGGCGCCGTACTTTTCACAGCCGGAATATTTGTGATCATCAACCTTCTGGCAGATATATTGTATAGTATAGTGGACCCCAGGATTAAAATGGGATAA
- a CDS encoding T9SS type A sorting domain-containing protein gives MLTIPRPVWNFADVVDDVNYFFANIAPIDTSEHWRFHTVGFSGGVSRQPGGYRIHIIDLNGRVIRDVSNVKGGLYQADVSTLSKGMYILQIQHGETKEQRKFIRE, from the coding sequence GTGCTGACTATACCCAGGCCGGTTTGGAACTTTGCCGATGTGGTAGATGATGTGAATTACTTTTTCGCCAATATCGCGCCTATCGATACGTCGGAGCACTGGCGCTTCCATACGGTAGGATTCAGTGGCGGTGTTAGCCGGCAACCGGGGGGCTATCGCATCCACATCATCGATTTAAATGGCCGGGTGATCAGGGATGTAAGTAATGTGAAGGGAGGCCTGTACCAGGCAGACGTATCTACACTTAGTAAAGGGATGTACATTTTACAAATACAACATGGAGAAACGAAGGAACAGCGAAAGTTCATCAGGGAATAA
- the folP gene encoding dihydropteroate synthase — protein sequence MTYTINCRGKLLDLSQPVAMGIMNINEDSFYAGSRSHQLHEVTARAGQMLAGGAAILDLGGQSTRPGSVQVSAEEEASRVIPAIHAIVHHYPEAVISVDTYYAAVAEKAVLAGAAIVNDISAGDLDKQMIPTVARLKVPYIAMHMKGTPETMQKEARYHDVVQDVLDYFILKLEVLRQAGIRDVIIDPGFGFAKNMEHNYQLLNGLHAFKMLNVPILAGVSRKGMIYKLLETTAEQALNGTTVLHTLALQQGAAILRVHDVKEANEVIRIMQYAQQHLSRD from the coding sequence ATGACTTATACGATCAATTGCCGCGGCAAACTGCTTGACCTTTCACAACCAGTGGCCATGGGCATTATGAATATTAATGAAGATTCGTTTTATGCGGGCAGCCGCAGCCACCAGCTGCATGAGGTAACAGCGCGGGCCGGCCAGATGCTGGCCGGCGGGGCGGCTATACTCGACCTGGGCGGACAAAGCACCCGTCCGGGCAGTGTACAGGTAAGCGCCGAAGAAGAGGCCAGCCGGGTGATACCGGCCATTCATGCGATCGTGCATCACTATCCGGAAGCGGTTATTTCGGTGGATACTTATTATGCCGCCGTAGCCGAAAAGGCCGTGCTGGCAGGCGCAGCGATCGTTAACGATATTAGTGCCGGCGACCTGGACAAACAGATGATCCCGACCGTAGCGCGGTTAAAGGTGCCATACATTGCCATGCATATGAAGGGCACGCCCGAAACGATGCAGAAGGAAGCGCGCTATCATGATGTGGTGCAGGATGTGCTGGATTACTTTATCCTGAAATTAGAGGTACTTCGCCAGGCAGGCATCCGCGACGTGATCATCGATCCCGGCTTTGGTTTCGCGAAGAACATGGAGCACAATTACCAGCTCCTGAACGGACTGCACGCGTTTAAAATGCTGAACGTACCGATATTGGCCGGGGTAAGCCGTAAGGGAATGATCTACAAACTGCTCGAAACCACAGCCGAACAGGCGCTGAACGGCACTACGGTACTGCATACCCTGGCATTACAGCAGGGCGCGGCCATCCTGCGGGTACATGATGTAAAGGAAGCGAACGAAGTTATCAGGATCATGCAATATGCACAGCAACATCTATCAAGAGACTAA